A region from the Benincasa hispida cultivar B227 chromosome 12, ASM972705v1, whole genome shotgun sequence genome encodes:
- the LOC120068275 gene encoding actin-depolymerizing factor 7 isoform X1, which translates to MAVRDECKLKFLELKAKRNYRFIIFKIEQQEVVVEKLGKPDETYEDFTGSLPADECRYAVFDFDFITDENCQKSKIFFIAWSPDISKVRSKMVYASSKDRFKRELDGIQFELQATDPSEMSFDIVKARAF; encoded by the exons ATGGCTGTGAGAGATGAATGTAAATTGAAGTTTTTGGAGCTAAAAGcgaaaagaaactatagattCATCATTTTCAAGATTGAACAACAAGAAGTGGTGGTAGAGAAATTGGGAAAACCTGATGAAACGTATGAGGATTTCACTGGTTCTCTCCCTGCAGATGAGTGTCGCTATGCTGtctttgattttgatttcattACTGATGAGAATTGCCAGAAGAGCAAGATTTTCTTCATTGCATG GTCACCAGACATATCAAAGGTGAGAAGTAAAATGGTGTATGCAAGCTCCAAGGATAGATTCAAAAGGGAACTAGATGGAATTCAATTTGAGTTGCAAGCAACGGATCCAAGTGAGATGAGCTTTGACATTGTCAAGGCACGTGCATTTTAG
- the LOC120068275 gene encoding actin-depolymerizing factor 7 isoform X2, giving the protein MAVRDECKLKFLELKAKRNYRFIIFKIEQQEVVVEKLGKPDETYEDFTGSLPADECRYAVFDFDFITDENCQKSKIFFIACSKDRFKRELDGIQFELQATDPSEMSFDIVKARAF; this is encoded by the exons ATGGCTGTGAGAGATGAATGTAAATTGAAGTTTTTGGAGCTAAAAGcgaaaagaaactatagattCATCATTTTCAAGATTGAACAACAAGAAGTGGTGGTAGAGAAATTGGGAAAACCTGATGAAACGTATGAGGATTTCACTGGTTCTCTCCCTGCAGATGAGTGTCGCTATGCTGtctttgattttgatttcattACTGATGAGAATTGCCAGAAGAGCAAGATTTTCTTCATTGCATG CTCCAAGGATAGATTCAAAAGGGAACTAGATGGAATTCAATTTGAGTTGCAAGCAACGGATCCAAGTGAGATGAGCTTTGACATTGTCAAGGCACGTGCATTTTAG